The genomic segment GACAGTGACGCGGGATATCAGCGCGGAAGACTTTCGGGCAGAGTTGGCTGCATGGTTTGAGCGCCGGCGCGCGGGCGGTGCGCGATGAGGTTCTTCGAGAAGCAGCGGCCGGAAGTCTACATCCACACCGCGAAGCTGAAGCGCGACAGGAAGTCCGGCATCCGGTTGTGGCAGTTCACGCTGATCGTCACCATGACGGCGGAGCATGTGAGGGCCTGCGATGTCCCGGTGGCGAAGGCCTGGGACTACATCACGGACCGCGATAGCGCTGCGATCGAGGTGCTGATTGCGAGCGAGATTCAGGCCTGCGGGATCGATTTCTTCGCGCAGATCGATGACGTCACGCCGGTGCTGCACCTGGATGTGGTCGACCTGAAAGGGCTGCGGTTCACGCGGGAGAAGAACACAGTCGAGTTCTGGTTCAGCGGCGAGCACGTAAACGAGGGCGGCATTCACGACTTCATGAAGCCGTACGCGTACACGCGGGTGTGGGCGGCGTTTACACCGGCGCGGCAAGGTGAGCTGCAGATGCAGCCGGCGGCGCAGGGCAAGCTCGGCAGCAAGCCGAAGCGGATGAAGGATCCGGGATAGCTATGAGCAGCGGGAACGCAACGAGCGAATACACGCGCCTCGAACTGGCGATCGACGAGGAGATGATCCTGCGCGAGTCGGCGCTAACGCGCAACGCGGTGTTGCGGCGGGCGGTAGCGATCGCCTGCTGTGACCAGGCCGATGCGATGGCGCAGGCGCAGGGCTACGCGCGTGAGCCGCTGCCGGATGCGGGCATGGTGCTGATGCTGTGCGCAGTGATGAGAGCAAGCGAGGAAGTGGAACAGGAGAAGGCGGGATGACAAGGAGAATCACGAAGTTGACAGAGGCGCAGAGAGCGCGCTTCGACGAGTGGGCCGACAAGTGGATTGAAGTCGGCTTAAGAACAGGGAATGCGGATCGATTTAAGTTCGAAGCCGCTGTGCGCGAGTGCTATCGCTTCGCAGGTTTGCAGCCACCGAAGGTGATCGTGTGGGCGCCGTCGCCACTTGTGGTGGCGATCGCCGGGCCTGCAGCGTCGTACCTGCTGGCGCTGCGAGAGCGCCAGGGCCAGCGCGACGCGGTTCACGGCGCGGTTCACGGCGCGGTTGGCGGCGCGGTTGGCGGCGCGGTTCACGGCGCGGTTGGCGGCGCGGTTGACGGCGCGGTTCGCGACGCGGTTCTGCAGACGATCGCAAACAGTTGGTACTACATCCTGGGCGGTCAGTTCTGGGTTTCTGGAGGCTGGTGGGGTTGCGCCTTTACTTCGTACTTCCGCGATGTTTGCGGGCTTGAGCTCGAAGGCGATCTATGGAACCGCGGCCGCGCCTATGAGGCTACGGCTGAATCGGCGTGTTGGTGGTGGCCGCACCGCGACTTCGTGATCGTGAGCGAACGGCCATTAGAGATTCATCGCGAGCTGGCCGATCCGCCGCGGCCTCGAGGCTGGGGTTCGCATAGGCTGCATCGCGAAGACGGCCTGGCAATCAGCTTCCGCGATGGATGGGGTGTGTGGTCCTGGCATGGGACGCGCGTAACCCGCCAGATCATTGAAGCGCCGGAAACACTGACAGTCGCGCAGATCGCGGCCGAGGAGAATGCCGAGGTTCGGCGCGTGATGGTGGAGCGGATGGGCTGGGAGCGCTTCTGCTCAGAAGCCAAGATGAAGATCATCCACGTGGACGAACTCCACTCGAAGTTTCCGGATATCCCTGTTTCAGAGACGGTAGAGGCTGGCACTCGCTTCGTGACGCATTACCGCCCCGGCACCGAGCGCGCAGAGCTGCTCGAGGCGGCCGAACTCCGCGACTTTGAGGACAGGCCGCTGCGGTTCGTGCGCCTAACGGATCCATCGACAGGCCGGCAATACACGATCCGTGTGCGCCACGATCACAAGCGGTGCTACGAGGCTGTGGCGTGGACCTTTGGGCTCGATGATGAGCAGGCCTACAAGCGCGGACGCTTCCTGCGCCAGGGCGATGTTTTTCTGAAGCCATTGTTGGGCGGCCCGTTGGCACAGCAGCACAGCTAAAAGACCTCCATCCAATGCGCCGTTCGCGACGGTGCGCAACCTTAACTCTCAACCGAAAAGGATCATCGATGATGAGAACCAAGATTCCTGAAAGTGCGAAGCGTATTCCCGTCAGGCCTGTAGCTCTGGGTGAAGTGACGGGCCATCACCATAGCTTCATGTCGAACGTAGCCGAAACGGATGTTGCTGACCTGGTCGAGATGTATGAGGGTCCGGACGGTATGACTTATGTCCGCGTGCTCGGCGAACCCGGCGACGTCTCACTTGTCCACCAGGAGCACAAGGCCCATATCGTCCCGCCGGGTGAATACAGCGTGACGATTCAGCAGGAAAACACCGACTGGGGCGCGCGCCCCGTGGCTGACTGACGAGGCCCGCGTTGGCGAAGAGCACTGAACCAAAGCGCCGCTTTTTATTGCAGACCTCTCAGGCTGTCTTCGAAGAGGGTGCGCTGCGGCAGGTCACGGTTGAGGCGTACGACGGCTTTGCTGTTGTGCGCCTCAAGGGCCTTCCTGGTGCGTTCCCGTTACCTTGGGGAGCCGTGTATCGCCTGGCTGAAGCGCAGGCCGCGGAGCGCAGATTCAAGGGACTTATGGCGAAGCTGGGGATCGACGCGTGAGCAAGGGCAAGGATCATCTGGACTGGGGGAAGCTGGGGACCGTGGAGGCGATTGGCGAGTGGTTGCGCTCGAAGTCGGACGCGATCTGCGTGCTCGTGATTCGCGCGCCGGACTCGGTGCTGCTGGTCGATCCGGCCTGCACGCCGCGCGATGCCGGCGAGCTGGTCGCCGAGCGGCTGGGCCAGTTGTTGCAGCGCGTGGAAGCGGCGCGCAAAGAGGGCAAGAAAGGCATTCGGCTCGATCACGGGCCGGTGATGGAGTGAGGAGAGGAAATGGTTAAGTACGTTGCTGGATTGTTGTTTGACGAAGACTGCAAAAAGGTCGCTCTTGTGCTTAAGAACCATGGACCGTCGGCCATCGTCGGCAAGTGGAACGCGATCGGCGGCAAGCGCATCGACAGCACCAATCTGGGCCTCGGATTTGAGAGCGGGCCAGCTGCAATGTATCGAGAGTTTCTGGAGGAAACAGGCGTCGAAGTGCGCGATTGGTCGCTGTTCTTGCGGCTCCAGGGTGACCAATGGGAGGTCGAGTTCTATCACGCATTCGATACGGCGAAGCAGTCGCAGGTCCGCACGATGGAGTCGGAGCAGATCATGGTTTGGCCTATCGACGATGAGCACCCCGTCTGGGTGCCAAACCTCAACTGGATCATCCCGATGGCTCTTGGGCACACGGAAGATCACGTCTGGGTGTACGACGTGATGGAGAAAGAGACCATGGCACGGGTTCCTGAGTACAGAGGGCACTGAGGCGGCTATGGCGAGGCGAAGCGGCGGGGGAATGCGGAAGAGCGGATGGCATCGAGAGGCGCGGCGCCGGGAGCACGGGGACTTTAACCCGGAAGTCGCAGCGCCGTCGCGGTGGGAGCTGTTCCTGCGCGAGCTGGATGTGCGCGAGGCGCAGGTGCCGGAAGTGCTGTGGACGGGAGGCTCTATCGCCGCGCGGGATCCGGACCTTGGTGAAGGCAAATCGGCTACATGCATACGTGCCGGAAGTTGTTTTGGCTGCGCTTGGCTTCGACGTGGCCCGCGATCTTGAAAGCGTGCGCGAGCTGCAGCTGGCAACGATGGCGCGCCACGCGGCGGCCGCTGGGGGAGTAAGTCGATGGCGAAGCGCGAACGTCCGGAGGATGGCGGGATCGAGTGGCACGACAGGCTGAATGCTTTTGAGTGCCTGGGGTGCGGGGAGTTCGATGAAGTGCACAGCGCGCGGCGCCGCAACGATGCGGAGTGGATGCAGGAGCGCCGCGAACTGCTGGTGCTGGATCACACGGAGTGCTGGGAGTTCGACGATCCGAAGATGGCGCGGGACGCGCGGCGGTATCGCAGCGAGAGGAAGCGGCGAGAGTTGCTGAAGGCGCGTGCGGGTGCAGCGCTGGACAGGCAGGCAGTGAGTTGGAGGGGGAGATGACAAAGGCAGGGACCAGGGAACAGGGAGTAGGGAGTAGAAGACTGCGGCGCCGGCTGGGCGGCTGGCTGCGTGAGCTGGGGCAGGCGATCGCGGAGTCGGAGTATGAGACGACGCCGCAACCGCAACGGCGTGAACTTGAAGAGCAGGTCGATCGGCTGAATCGAAGTTTGGAGTATGCCGAGAAGGCTCATGATGCCGTGGCGCGCCGATTGGCTCGCACGGAAGAGCTGCTGTTTGCGGCTACCGAAGGCTATGAGGTTCCCGGGCTGACTCCGGCGGAGATCGAGCGCCTGGCGCTGCTGGCGGAAGAATGCGGCGAGGCAGTCCAGGCGGTCTGCAAGGTTCTGCGGCACGGCTGGGAGAGCCAGTCGCCGTATGGCGGCAAAACGAATCGCGTGGCGCTGGAGCGTGAGATCGGCAACGTGCGGGCCGTGGTGAATCTCATGCTCGATGAGAAGGATGTGCGGCTCGGCGATGTGCAGGCCTGGCAACGGGCGAAGCGCGGGCAGATTGTGAAGTGGACGCACCACCAGGCCTGCTCGATGCCGCGCGACGAGCAGCTCGCGATGATCGAACTAATTCAACTGAACGGAGGAAGTGAACGATGACGTGGAAAGAGAAGACTATCTATCGAATTTTGCTCATCATTGCGAAGCATCTTTCCGAAGGCGACTTGAAAACTGACATCGGCAATCTGGCGAACCACGTGAGTCTGGGCGAGAAGAACTGATGGCGGTTTACGTCGACGACATGCAGGCTCCGTTCGGGCGCATGGTGATGTGCCACATGATCGCGGATACATCGACGGAGTTGCGCGAGATGGCGCGGCGGGTGGGCGTCGCCGCGCGCTGGATCCAGTACGCAGATACCTGGAAAGAGCACTTCGATATCTGCAAATCGAAACGAGAGTTGGCGATCAGCTTCGGCGCGATCGCGATCACCACAAGGGAACTCGCCGCCATGGGCTATCGTCCATACCGAGCAAGGAGCCCTGAAAGCCACAATTCAAGGGGTGCGAACGTGGGAATGCGATTCATGGTGATAGCGAGTTCGGTGCGGGGGCAGCTGGCGGTGCCGGAGCCGCTGGATGAAACGGGGCAGGCGCTGGCGATCGCTCGCGTGGAGATGGAGCAGCGATCGCAGGCGCAGGCGCACGCGCTGTGGAATGACCGGCCCGGCGGCGATCCCACACTGCCCATGCGGGACCGCATGCGGGTGACGCCGGATGAAGTGGCCTGGGCGCGGCGGATTCTGGCGTGCATTGGCGAAGAACGGTTTGCGCGTACGTTCAGCCGGATTTGAGAGCTCTGCGGCGCAGTGAAATGGCCGCCGGGAGAAAGGGCGCGTCTCTACAGCGGTGGGACGCTAGAGGGACTTGTGGAACGTAACCCACGGGCCGGGCGGGATGGCTGCCCGGCCCGTGGTGCGAGTGCGGGGGAGAATCAAGTGGGTAAACAGCACGTAACACGACAGGGCGGACGATGACGAATCGCGGGGATCAGGAAGTGAGCCTGCGGGATCAGCGCAAGCCTTGTCACTTCTGGGTGGATAACGAGGTTGCGGACTGCTACCAGCCGCTCATCGGCGCGGACGCGACCTGGGTGTACTGCAGGATTGCGCGCTATGCGCATGGGGCCTGGATTGTTTCTCCGAAGGTGCGCAGTGGCGATACACGCGTGAGCCTTCGCGAGATGGCGGAGTGGTGCGGAAAGAGCGTGGACACGGTGTGGCGCTGCCTGCAGGTCCTGCAGCACGTTGGCCTGATTCACGCGCAGGGTGCGGTGAAGAGCAAGGGGCGTTATGCCCTTGCGGATGTGAAGGACCTGGTCTCGCGCGAGGGCGGGGCTTACGACTCGGGGATGGGATGCCTGCAACTGCCGGTGGCGAGGGCCGCGGCGTTGAAGGTGGAAGTAAGAGAGCTGCGGGCGCGGCTGGCACGCAAAACGAGCGGACTTTCCGTAGTCGGTGGGGTTTCCATGGCTAACGCATCTGTCGCTCTGAGCGACAGATTGGAAGGCTCGCTTTTTTCTGTGCCTGGGGAAAAGTGCGACAGATCTGTCGCTCAGAGCGACAAAACTGTCGCACCAGGAGCGACAGACGACAATGTTTTAAGAACACAAGACTGCAAGACTGAAAAACTCCCCCCAGCCCCCAGTTGCTGCGCGACCGGGGGAGATGGGGGCACGGCTTCGCCGGATCGCGAGATCGACGACGCTGTGAAGCGGGTGATGGACGCCATCGGTGCGACAGCACGGCGGCTGAAACGGAAAATCCGCGAGCAGATAGGCCTGCGGGTGGATGCGGGCAGTGGGCGGGCTGCGGAGGTCGCGGATCGAATGATCGCGGCGCAGCGCAAGCTGGAGAAGAACAGCCATCTGCTTTTCAAAGTGCCCAGTGCAGCCGAGTTTTACGAATCCGGCATGTGGGAGAACTCTGCCCGCTGGAACTGGGATCAGACGGCGATACGTGAAGCGCAGCGCGCCATGGAAGCGCGCGCAGGGAGCTTTTGAGAATGGCGAAGGCGCGGACGGAGGAAGAAAAGCTGTTCGACGTGGAAGTGGGAAAGCGGATCACGGCGGCGCGCGAGGCGGCGAAGGTCTCGCAGGCGGAGCTGGCATCGGCGATCGGCGTCAGTCAGCAGCTCGTTGCGAAGTATGAATCGGGCGGCCGGATTTCACCGATCCTTCTGAGGAAAACAGCGGTCGCATTACGCGTTTCGTTGTTGTTTCTGGTGCCAAATACAACTCCGAGTTGTATTCTTGCGGATTCTTCGCAGCGCCTGATGAATTTCCATTAGGATTCGATTCGACTCATGGACAATTTCCGGAGTGATCCGGCGGACACGGCAGAACCTGAAGTTCTCCGCACTGCCCAAAGAGACGATGCCGTGCGTCTGAAAAAGGAGCCCCGTTTTATGCAAATCCAGGGTGAGCATGTAAAGGCACCCAAAACTTGCGCTTTATTGTTCCGGATCGATCTCAGCTTACTCGTTCATCCGTCGCGTGCGGGTGGAAGAGGGTCTCGCCAACGTGAAGCTTGGCATTTGGCGGGCGGTGCGGCATGACGTGAGCGGAACTTTGACTGCCTTTCAAGAGCTCGATAAGCGATTAGCTTCTGGAGGCGCAAGTGGCACGTCGGGGAAGGCGGAACGGTGATCAGTTCAAGGTGTACGCGGCGGAAGGCGGCTTCCGTGTCATCCAGCGTACGAGCCTTGCGAACGCGCAGCTCTATGAGGCTCTGAAGATCTGGCGCCGCGAGTACGACACGGTGACGGGCGCGCACATCGGCTTTCGCGTGATCGGTGCGGAGTCAAAGAAGGTGGACAGCGATCTGCGCTCGATTCAGACCGCCGCCGCGATCGACAGCGCGGAGATGGAGCTGAACGTCGAGCGGTCGTGCACGGCCGGGCTGCCGGAAGTGTTGCGCCTGAAGCGTGCGAAAGAGGGACGGCTTCCGGAGGATGAAGTGGAACGCGTCCAGGCGAAGATTGCTGTGTATCCGCATGTGGGCGCGGCGCAGGGTGACATTTTGCGGGTTTGGCCCGCGTAAAGGGGAATTAACGAGAGGGGCTGAGTAGCGAAATGCGAAAGGCCCCGTATTAGAGAGCTCCTGCAGGTTTGGCTCGTAAATTGTCCACGGTGCACAGTGGTGAGCCGACGGGTAGTAGACAGGGAGCGTGAGCGGCGGCACTGATCCAATTGGCCCGGATCAGTGCCGCTTTCATTTGGGTGCAAGATCAGCCGAATCGATTCATTGGGAGAACGCAAGGGTGAATCTTTCCGAACAGTTCTGGCTCAGTCTTGTGATCCAGGTCGTCATCGGGGTCGCGGTGATCGCGATGATGAAGCAGCAACTTCGGGACCTTGTCGGGTGGGTTCGCCAGATCAGCCAGGACGTGAAGGATCTGCGCGAGAAGCACACGGACCATGAGGGCAGGCTCTCGCATGTTGAGGGTCAGCTGGGCGTGACGCGGAAAAAGCAGTGAGAGGAGCATGAGGCGATGCAGAACTGGAAGACAACGATCATCGGATTGGCGATGGGTGGCCTGCAGGCCGCGGCGACGTACCAGGGCAGCGGCGGCTGGAAGGGTTACGGGATTGCGATCGGCATCGCGCTGATCGGCATCCTGGCGCGCGATTTCAATGTGACGCTGAGCGATGCGGAGCTGGCGTCGATCAAGAACTTCATGAATAGCGGTGGGAAGGTTGCGGGTCTCGATGATCCGGCACACAAGCCGTGCCCGATGCCTCCCGATGGAAATGCTGCGCAGAAGCTGGGCGTGCTGATGTTGTGCGCGCTGCTCCTGCAGGCAACGTTGTTCACGGGATGCACGAAGGCGCAGGCCGCGCAGGACATTGTGAACTGGATGCCGGCGCTGCAGAACGCGGTGCATGTGGTGGATGCGACGGCTGCGGTGCTGGATCCGGCGGCGGCGCCGATTCTGGCAGCGGCTACGAAAGGATTCGACGCGGGCGCGCAGTTGGTTGTGGCGCAGGCGCAGGCGTATCTGGCAAGTCCAAGTGTATCGGTGCTGGCGCAGTTGCAGGCGGCGGTTGTGACGCTGCAGCAATCGGTGAACCAGGCGGTGCTGGAGGCGGCGCGTATCGTGAATCCTCAGAGCCAGCAGAAAGCATTGGTGGATATTGCAGCGGTGGCCACGATCGTGAACACGGTGCTGGCGCTGGTCAATGGGATGATCGGGCCGAGTGCAGCGAAGTCAGCGAATGCAGCCGCGATCAAGGTGGCGCAGGTGACTGGTTATCTCGACCAGGACAAGGCTGCCCGGCTGATTGCTGAGCACTACAGGATCAGCAACGAAGCGGCGCGGGTTGAGTATCGGGCAGGGTTGCAGGAGCTGGCGCAAGCCGGGTTCTAAGGTTGCCTAGTCGCAGTAAGACTCCATGCGGGCAGCCTGGCTGCGCTGAGTTGGTCAATGCGGGCGAGGGCTTTTGCGGAACGCATCGGAAGTCGGTGAGCAATCCGCGCAAGCAGTATGACAAGGCTCGGGGCAGCGCGGCGAGCCGCGGTTATGACAGAGATTGGCAGGCGGTCCGAGAGGAATTCATCAAGGAGAATCCGCTCTGCCAGGATTGTCTGGAGTTGAACCCGCCGCGGCCGACGCCGGCAACGGAAGCCCACCATGTGCTGAAGGTTGTCGAACGTCCGGATTTGCGGCTCCGGAAAGACAATCTGCGAGCGCTCTGTAAGGAGTGTCACAGCGCGCGGACGGCTCGGGGAGAGTGACTTGCCCGGAGGGGTAGGGGGTCAAAATCGCTAGCGACCTCGGCCTCGTAGACCGTGCCCCAGCCTTTTGCATGCGTCCACAAAATGGAGTTTTTGTCAGTTAGCTGTTGTTTTTGAGGTAGTTAGCCGTAGCTCAT from the Occallatibacter riparius genome contains:
- a CDS encoding DUF4031 domain-containing protein; the protein is MAVYVDDMQAPFGRMVMCHMIADTSTELREMARRVGVAARWIQYADTWKEHFDICKSKRELAISFGAIAITTRELAAMGYRPYRARSPESHNSRGANVGMRFMVIASSVRGQLAVPEPLDETGQALAIARVEMEQRSQAQAHALWNDRPGGDPTLPMRDRMRVTPDEVAWARRILACIGEERFARTFSRI
- a CDS encoding helix-turn-helix domain-containing protein, with product MAKARTEEEKLFDVEVGKRITAAREAAKVSQAELASAIGVSQQLVAKYESGGRISPILLRKTAVALRVSLLFLVPNTTPSCILADSSQRLMNFH
- a CDS encoding HNH endonuclease; this translates as MSNPRKQYDKARGSAASRGYDRDWQAVREEFIKENPLCQDCLELNPPRPTPATEAHHVLKVVERPDLRLRKDNLRALCKECHSARTARGE
- a CDS encoding NUDIX hydrolase, with the translated sequence MVKYVAGLLFDEDCKKVALVLKNHGPSAIVGKWNAIGGKRIDSTNLGLGFESGPAAMYREFLEETGVEVRDWSLFLRLQGDQWEVEFYHAFDTAKQSQVRTMESEQIMVWPIDDEHPVWVPNLNWIIPMALGHTEDHVWVYDVMEKETMARVPEYRGH
- a CDS encoding helix-turn-helix domain-containing protein; translated protein: MTNRGDQEVSLRDQRKPCHFWVDNEVADCYQPLIGADATWVYCRIARYAHGAWIVSPKVRSGDTRVSLREMAEWCGKSVDTVWRCLQVLQHVGLIHAQGAVKSKGRYALADVKDLVSREGGAYDSGMGCLQLPVARAAALKVEVRELRARLARKTSGLSVVGGVSMANASVALSDRLEGSLFSVPGEKCDRSVAQSDKTVAPGATDDNVLRTQDCKTEKLPPAPSCCATGGDGGTASPDREIDDAVKRVMDAIGATARRLKRKIREQIGLRVDAGSGRAAEVADRMIAAQRKLEKNSHLLFKVPSAAEFYESGMWENSARWNWDQTAIREAQRAMEARAGSF
- a CDS encoding DUF6745 domain-containing protein — translated: MTRRITKLTEAQRARFDEWADKWIEVGLRTGNADRFKFEAAVRECYRFAGLQPPKVIVWAPSPLVVAIAGPAASYLLALRERQGQRDAVHGAVHGAVGGAVGGAVHGAVGGAVDGAVRDAVLQTIANSWYYILGGQFWVSGGWWGCAFTSYFRDVCGLELEGDLWNRGRAYEATAESACWWWPHRDFVIVSERPLEIHRELADPPRPRGWGSHRLHREDGLAISFRDGWGVWSWHGTRVTRQIIEAPETLTVAQIAAEENAEVRRVMVERMGWERFCSEAKMKIIHVDELHSKFPDIPVSETVEAGTRFVTHYRPGTERAELLEAAELRDFEDRPLRFVRLTDPSTGRQYTIRVRHDHKRCYEAVAWTFGLDDEQAYKRGRFLRQGDVFLKPLLGGPLAQQHS